A portion of the Corynebacterium ammoniagenes DSM 20306 genome contains these proteins:
- a CDS encoding MetQ/NlpA family ABC transporter substrate-binding protein codes for MAFPMSKKILAVVAAGSAAFTLAACGSSDSDSAADGDTTQIRVGTSPGPYSELFREGIDPILSEQGYEIDYTEFTDLRQADVALSENDVDLNVDQHTAYMNVFNDETGSDLANITDIPTVATKIYSNDLKSVDDVADGQTVGIPADGSNQTRAFRLLIKLGWITVNEDADPNLLTPSDIEENPHNLDIQPMDSATIPRALGDLDWGIIPGSIAYSSQVDPALALEQEDLTDDLILQAVTTEEQVDSEWANAVAEAYRSEEFLDFVAEQNEDDYWFIPESLQK; via the coding sequence ATGGCTTTTCCTATGTCGAAGAAAATTCTTGCCGTTGTCGCGGCAGGCTCCGCCGCGTTCACGTTGGCTGCGTGCGGCTCGTCCGATAGTGATTCCGCCGCAGACGGCGACACCACCCAGATTCGTGTCGGTACCTCCCCTGGGCCTTATTCCGAGCTTTTCCGCGAGGGCATTGACCCCATCTTGAGCGAGCAGGGCTACGAAATTGATTACACGGAGTTCACCGACCTGCGTCAGGCCGATGTCGCGCTGAGTGAAAATGACGTCGATCTTAACGTCGACCAGCACACCGCGTACATGAATGTCTTCAATGATGAAACCGGCTCCGACTTGGCCAATATCACCGATATCCCCACCGTGGCGACCAAGATTTACTCCAATGACCTCAAATCCGTGGATGATGTCGCCGATGGCCAGACCGTGGGTATTCCCGCTGATGGTTCCAACCAGACCCGCGCGTTCCGCTTGCTCATTAAGCTGGGCTGGATCACGGTCAACGAGGATGCCGATCCGAACTTGCTCACCCCGTCGGACATTGAGGAAAACCCGCATAATTTGGACATCCAGCCCATGGACTCAGCCACAATTCCGCGTGCGCTCGGCGACTTGGACTGGGGCATTATCCCTGGCTCCATCGCGTATTCCTCCCAGGTTGATCCTGCCTTGGCCCTAGAGCAAGAAGACCTCACCGATGACCTGATTTTGCAGGCTGTCACCACCGAAGAGCAGGTGGATTCCGAGTGGGCTAATGCCGTTGCAGAGGCATACCGCTCCGAGGAATTCCTAGATTTCGTGGCCGAGCAAAACGAGGATGA